In Brevibacillus brevis NBRC 100599, a single genomic region encodes these proteins:
- a CDS encoding methyltransferase: protein MLKYIMHNWPDEQATQILRSCWEATAPGGRVLIMDPALPPGDTPHTSKLMDVL, encoded by the coding sequence GTGCTTAAGTACATCATGCATAACTGGCCCGACGAGCAGGCAACTCAAATCTTGCGAAGTTGTTGGGAGGCGACGGCTCCTGGCGGTCGGGTGCTCATCATGGACCCAGCTCTCCCTCCTGGAGATACGCCTCATACAAGTAAATTAATGGATGTCCTTTGA
- a CDS encoding aspartate/glutamate racemase family protein, producing the protein MIGILAGMGPKSTGPFVDKVVDQCQKIYGAINDIDFPHMMIYSCPTPFYIDKPLNHTDMEMAIINGARRLEKTDVDFIAIPCNTAHIYFNQIKNSVSVPILNMIDETIREIPKNSKKVALLATNPTVQSGIFQDALVREGYDFLHQDRWQTCVNQIIAKIKQGQIDESLLLWDEFYSELAETIDTAIIACTDLNVVTDKISNDISFVDSSTCLAQAVVHKYLSLMDRG; encoded by the coding sequence ATGATTGGAATATTAGCAGGAATGGGTCCAAAATCTACTGGGCCATTTGTAGATAAAGTAGTAGACCAGTGCCAAAAGATATATGGAGCAATAAATGACATTGATTTCCCTCACATGATGATTTATTCATGTCCAACGCCTTTCTACATTGATAAGCCTCTCAACCATACGGACATGGAAATGGCAATTATTAATGGGGCTCGCAGACTTGAAAAAACAGATGTTGATTTTATTGCCATCCCATGTAATACGGCACATATCTATTTTAACCAAATAAAGAACTCAGTTTCAGTTCCCATATTAAACATGATTGATGAAACAATAAGAGAAATACCAAAAAACTCAAAAAAGGTAGCTCTTTTAGCCACCAATCCAACGGTTCAGTCTGGAATATTTCAAGATGCTTTAGTGAGAGAAGGTTATGATTTTTTACATCAAGATCGTTGGCAAACCTGCGTGAATCAAATAATAGCAAAGATTAAACAAGGTCAAATCGATGAGTCCCTTCTATTATGGGATGAATTCTATTCAGAATTAGCTGAAACGATTGATACCGCTATCATTGCATGTACAGATTTAAATGTTGTTACAGATAAAATATCCAATGATATTTCCTTTGTTGATTCATCAACTTGTCTCGCTCAAGCCGTTGTACATAAATATTTATCATTAATGGACAGAGGT